One Babylonia areolata isolate BAREFJ2019XMU chromosome 20, ASM4173473v1, whole genome shotgun sequence DNA segment encodes these proteins:
- the LOC143295091 gene encoding uncharacterized protein LOC143295091, with translation MIASERCFCILQPLRSQTVLSTSTTTVIIVLVNVVVVGLYFFVTARYRIVCAFDPSTSSEVWTIAPSQLYLNHQKVIDFLDSFVYGIAIPVVTIVIVIVTTALTMIKLRQAAAWRSGTSSSGSVSAREVALTMMLVYNSIFFVICVFPIAVFRVVWPFIPEMSPGRRLHNLYGTCIWCLDILSYLNATFNIAVYYTMGSRYRQTFWQLLGRANRNQTTAGGKTKQNKQQQPAASVNAFTAQSAFNSIDMNARL, from the exons ATGATCGCCAGTGAGAGATGCTTCTGTATCCTGCAGCCTCTCCGCTCCCAGACTGTGctgtccacctccaccaccaccgtcatcattgtGCTGgtgaacgtggtggtggtgggactgtACTTCTTCGTCACAGCCCGGTACCGTATAGTGTGTGCCTTCGACCCCAGCACCAGCAGCGAGGTGTGGACCATCGCTCCTTCACAGCTGTACCTGAATCACCAGAAGGTGATTGACTTTTTGGATTCCTTTGTATACGGCATTGCTATTCCGGTGGTGACGAtcgtgattgtgattgtgacaaCGGCCTTGACGATGATCAAACTCCGGCAGGCAGCAGCATGGCGGTCTGGCACCTCGTCCAGTGGCAGTGTGTCTGCACGAGAGGTGGCGCTGACCATGATGCTGGTCTACAACTCGATCTTCTTCGTCATCTGTGTCTTCCCTATTGCCGTGTTCAG GGTGGTGTGGCCGTTCATACCAGAGATGAGCCCAGGTCGACGACTTCACAACCTGTACGGCACGTGCATCTGGTGCTTGGACATCCTGTCCTACCTCAACGCCACCTTCAACATCGCCGTCTACTACACCATGGGCTCCCGCTACAGACAGACCTTCTGGCAGCTACTGGGCAGGGCCAACAGGAATCAGACCACAGCAGgaggaaaaacgaaacaaaacaaacaacaacaaccagctgcCAGTGTGAACGCCTTCACTGCACAAAGTGCATTTAACAGTATTGATATGAATGCACGCTTGTAA
- the LOC143294872 gene encoding uncharacterized protein LOC143294872, which produces MSPISVSKRSLKSSIAVKKTTCMNLHGEQSRVGCHRSASIADTFTNMLTIHSDIDSSKMDLRCDNDSSKMDVHSDNDGSKMHLHSDNDGSKKDLQKDSIKVSCSSCDSGLDSHSASDTSKMDLHSNNGSSKADSHSDYERSKVDPHSDSDGSTTDMLGSKINVHMDSDFEQSETNSRQADEVDSVMETSRQQFDTDRTLQSPQSEAHLLSLVDTLFEPSFIAELQHQVEQASGETDDVVSFMPADQLSPSLHLPQMDEGLLSFVDFTASKEDIEDDLLMPHIEDQNSRDLPSPSLLVHMMDSTITPSLHTSATHYIPSCSPALVPHYSGGAGDFYDPMHHSLVDNASSSGLSVVAPAVEKQVGSPDSLGVEPKGIQVGDAHQAVIPDLMSPEDYDNDPHPNTGTTIWSPAMAEGKDVHAYLREASTIKRQGRDKMGLAGSVRRAEDEEALEVLHQQGYNRDRALGCLRQRSLWSHSPMDLWSEEECQRFVAGFMLHKKNFYLVQQVVMTRTLMEVVHFYYLWKHDRRFGSYEDKKKLANSVYLSAATRLKEDQLDDEALSEVSPWKQTRRERSTSPVRSLINSRHKTPPPVLDLQDPRPSPAPTTATTTATTPVVSPTETTATAHAVSPTATTTATAPVVSPTATTPAVSPTATTTATAPVVSQTDANTPSTGCVPDTFATPADQHGASLSSVADLCGLKQSADTGSLTDNSTDLYGVGHMTSPARKCSLTSADSSSLSDSKCDANSSSSSSDSSSAQVSDCECSASSSSSSSSDKPERCPKCVFSEFSSDSSDTSRANSRRSRKRGRSREDLDRFAFRGIFHDIKRIKRCTLSTSPQGSGRSDVYNSDSESCDSDMSEEALSHRHTVSQFQTYDTSSSLFYCSSDDLS; this is translated from the exons ATGTCACCAATTTCAGTGTCAAAAAGATCCCTGAAGAGCAGCATTGCAGTGAAGAAGACAACTTGTATGAACCTTCACGGCGAACAGAGCCGTGTCGGCTGTCACAGGAGTGCAAGCATTGCTGATACCTTCACTAACATGTTGACCATACATAGTGACATTGATAGCAGCAAAATGGATCTACGCTGTGATAATGATAGCAGCAAGATGGACGTGCACAGTGATAATGATGGCAGCAAGATGCACTTGCACAGTGATAATGATGGCAGCAAGAAGGACTTGCAAAAAGACAGCATTAAGGTGTCCTGTAGCAGTTGTGACAGCGGCCTGGACTCGCACAGTGCTAGTGACACCAGTAAAATGGACCTGCACAGTAATAATGGTAGCAGCAAGGCAGACTCTCACAGCGATTATGAAAGGAGCAAGGTGGACCCCCACAGTGATAGTGACGGGAGCACAACAGATATGCTCGGCAGCAAAATAAACGTGCACATGGACAGTGACTTTGAGCAAAGCGAAACCAACAGCAGGCAGGCTGATGAGGTTGACTCTGTCATGGAGACGTCCCGGCAGcagtttgatacagacagaactTTGCAGTCTCCCCAGTCTGAGGCGCACTTGTTGTCCTTGGTGGACACTCTGTTTGAGCCATCCTTTATTGCAGAACTTCAGCACCAAGTGGAGCAAGCCAGCGGTGAGACTGATGATGTTGTTTCCTTCATGCCAGCCGACCAGTTGTCACCATCCTTGCACTTGCCACAG atggatGAGGGTCTGCTGAGCTTTGTGGATTTCACAGCAAGCAAGGAGGACATTGAGGACGACTTGTTGATGCCCCACATTGAGGACCAGAACTCCAGGgacctgccctccccctccctcctggtcCACATGATGGACAgcaccatcaccccctccctccacacatctGCCACACATTACATCCCCTCCTGCTCGCCTGCCCTTGTCCCTCATTACAGCGGTGGTGCTGGTGACTTCTACGACCCCATGCATCACAGCCTGGTGGACAACGCTAGCAGCAGTGGTCTGTCAG TTGTGGCCCCTGCAGTGGAGAAGCAGGTGGGGTCCCCGGACAGCCTGGGGGTGGAACCCAAGGGGATCCAGGTGGGGGACGCCCACCAGGCTGTTATACCTGACCTGATGAGTCCTGAGGACTATGACAAcgacccacaccccaacaccggCACCACCATCTGGTCCCCTGCCATGGCTGAGGGAAAGGATG TGCATGCCTATCTGCGAGAAGCGAGCACCATCAAGCGGCAGGGCCGGGACAAAATGGGGCTGGCGGGGTCGGTGCGGAGGGCAGAGGACGAGGAAGCGCTGGAGGTGCTTCACCAGCAGGGCTACAACCGGGACAGGGCTCTGGGCTGCCTAAGGCAGCGCAGCCTGTGGAGCCACAGCCCCATGGACCTGTGGTCGGAGGAGGAGTGCCAGAGGTTTGTGGCCGGCTTCATGCTGCACAAGAAGAACTTCTATCTCGTCCAGCAGGTGGTGATGACGCGCACGCTGATGGAGGTGGTGCACTTCTACTACCTGTGGAAACATGACCGCCGCTTCGGGTCCTATGAGGACAAGAAGAAACTGGCCAATTCTGTGTACCTCTCTGCTGCCACGCG gctgaAGGAGGACCAGTTGGACGACGAGGCCCTCAGCGAAGTGTCCCCCTGGAAGCAGACCAGGCGAGAGCGCTCCACCAGCCCTGTGCGCTCCCTCATCAACAGCAGGCACAAGACCCCGCCCCCTGTGCTGGACTTGCAGGACCCCAGGCCCAGTCCAGCACCGACAACAGCCACTACAACAGCCACAACACCTGTTGTCTCTCCAACAGAGACAACAGCCACAGCACATGCTGTCTCCCCAACAGCCACTACAACAGCCACAGCACCTGTTGTCTCCCCAACAGCCACAACACCTGCTGTCTCCCCAACAGCCACTACAACAGCCACAGCACCTGTTGTCTCCCAAACAGACGCCAACACTCCCAGCACTGGCTGTGTCCCGGACACCTTTGCCACACCTGCTGACCAGCATGGCGCCAGTCTCTCTTCCGTTGCTGACCTGTGTGGCTTAAAGCAGAGTGCTGATACAGGGTCATTGACGGACAACAGCACGGACCTGTATGGTGTAGGTCACATGACCAGTCCTGCCCGCAAGTGCAGCCTCACCTCTGCAGACAGCTCCTCCCTGTCAGATAGCAAGTGTGATGCGAACTCCTCCTCCAGTTCTTCAGATTCCAGCAGTGCACAGGTGTCAGACTGTGAGTGCAGCGCTAGCTCCTCATCTTCCAGCAGCTCAGACAAACCTGAACGCTGTCCCAAGTGTGTGTTTAGCGAATTTTCATCAGACAGCTCTGACACATCCAGAGCTAACAGCCGGCGAAGCAGAAAGCGTGGTCGAAGTAGAGAAGACCTGGACAGGTTTGCGTTCAGGGGTATTTTCCATGATATAAAGCGTATAAAGCGGTGCACTTTAAGCACCTCCCCGCAAGGCTCTGGACGCTCAGATGTGTACAACAGTGACTCCGAAAGCTGTGACAGTGACATGAGTGAAGAGGCCTtgtcacacagacatactgtTTCACAGTTCCAGACTTATGACACTTCCTCTTCCCTGTTCTACTGTAGTTCTGATGATTTGTCTTGA